In one Trichlorobacter lovleyi SZ genomic region, the following are encoded:
- a CDS encoding PAS domain S-box protein — protein sequence MVHIRRAVTTTIVLLFLICLQIAASAEEREVTIGALANNGREAALEQWRQHAGYLADKLPNYRFKIIPLDFDALYPAVRKGLVDFVIVNTGQYVELEADAGIKRIATLSSRGPAGNYTVFGGVLITRNTRTDPARLADLRGKKLLVPDTTSFGGWLMQRRELKAAGIEQSELVLESTGSHEGVVRALLEGKADAGAVRTGVLERMAEEGTLDLNAIRVINELQTPDFPFRHSTRLYPEWSFSKLHHTSEQLSRQVAIALLSLPEQSAAAESANIGGWTIAADYAAAHELYRELKLGPYRGAGRFNLTDVLHKYRLLALLALLIICLLVLATVLVVRANRRLTHTLQELELQRKTTDWALDNLNEQTVQLEQTNEELQTINEQLLTTNNERGLLLEALRSSEDQLRAILDSTAEAIYGTNLQGICTFCNAACLRMLGYDDPAQLIGKNMHHQIHHSHRDGSAFPEEECRISQSFKEGQGIHVDDEVFWRRDGSCFPVEYWSYPQYQDGRIVGTVATFMDITERIKSHSSLLMLSRAVENSPAIVVITDHAGSIEYVNSKFVEITGFAAEDALGHNPRILNAGVQSKEFYRQMWDTINAGQEWRGEFCNRKKNGEMHWEHASISPIRDDHGRITHFVAVKEDITESRRIADELRRAKEEAEAGNRSKSEFLANMSHEIRTPLNAIIGFNTLALETQLTAQQHDYLSRVNFAATSLLRIINEILDFSKIEAGKLEFEHAVFNPREVLQNIINLFQQQAAHKGLSLELHCSDNLPAELVGDSVRLGQVLVNLVGNAVKFTEQGAVSLYASPTEYGCENVTLEFSVRDTGIGLAPDKLTKLFQPFTQADGSITRKFGGTGLGLSISKRIVELTGGHIWAESEPGYGSVFSFNMPFSFPAAGSAAARQCSATQQPAELPALLPYQAPPQRLTVRPGAADELAGLRILLVEDNEMNRTLAVELLRRRGAQIDSAVNGCEALARILHEAAPYDIVLMDLQMPGMDGYEATRKIRADLRFSALPIIAVTAHAMVEERDRCREVGMNGYLTKPLNVPEMINLIRETTNRGSLPVNPAPAACETDCSPDIPGLDVTGALERIDDDLPLYLWLLRTFVEKHGSAAAEIAAACAHGNTVAAKRRAHTVRGAAGAIGADLLLEQAGELEELLGSETGQEGMLEQIAAFESTLRALTQQLRRFLKLPDIDGDAPAATERELVQAHEVISRLRDYLRNQDGHAVRYLQESCAVLTAVSATELKRLQQQLASYDYDAALEQLRTISLRLGISTEQLGHQQDGAC from the coding sequence ATGGTTCATATTCGGCGTGCTGTCACGACAACAATTGTACTGCTATTCCTGATCTGTCTGCAGATTGCGGCCTCTGCAGAGGAGCGCGAGGTAACGATCGGGGCCCTGGCCAACAATGGCCGGGAGGCCGCACTCGAACAATGGCGGCAACATGCCGGATACCTTGCGGATAAACTGCCGAACTACCGTTTCAAAATTATTCCCCTTGATTTCGATGCCCTCTACCCGGCGGTTCGTAAAGGCCTTGTCGACTTTGTGATCGTCAACACCGGCCAATATGTGGAGCTGGAGGCGGATGCAGGCATCAAACGGATTGCAACGCTCAGTAGCCGCGGCCCTGCCGGCAACTATACCGTCTTTGGCGGGGTACTGATTACCCGCAATACCCGCACCGACCCGGCAAGACTGGCTGATCTGCGCGGCAAAAAACTGCTCGTGCCGGATACCACGTCATTTGGCGGCTGGCTGATGCAGCGGAGGGAGCTGAAAGCTGCGGGAATCGAGCAGTCAGAGCTGGTGCTTGAGTCTACCGGCTCCCACGAGGGTGTGGTACGGGCACTGTTGGAGGGAAAGGCCGACGCCGGAGCAGTACGGACCGGTGTCCTGGAACGGATGGCCGAGGAAGGGACGCTTGACCTCAACGCGATCAGGGTCATCAACGAGCTGCAGACTCCCGACTTCCCTTTCAGACACAGCACCAGGCTCTATCCTGAATGGTCATTTTCAAAGCTGCACCATACCAGCGAGCAGTTATCCCGACAGGTGGCCATTGCACTGCTCAGCCTCCCGGAACAGAGCGCCGCCGCCGAGTCGGCCAACATCGGCGGCTGGACCATTGCTGCAGATTATGCCGCCGCCCATGAGCTCTACCGGGAACTCAAGCTGGGACCGTATCGCGGGGCAGGCAGGTTCAACCTTACGGATGTCCTCCACAAATACCGGTTGCTTGCACTCTTGGCACTACTGATTATCTGCCTGCTTGTCCTGGCTACCGTGCTGGTTGTGCGGGCAAACCGGCGCCTGACCCATACGCTGCAGGAACTTGAGCTGCAACGGAAAACCACCGACTGGGCGCTGGATAACCTGAATGAGCAGACCGTGCAACTGGAGCAGACCAATGAAGAGCTTCAGACCATAAATGAGCAGCTCCTCACCACCAACAATGAGCGGGGTCTGCTGCTTGAGGCCCTGCGGTCAAGCGAAGATCAGCTGCGTGCGATCCTGGACTCCACCGCTGAGGCGATCTACGGCACCAACCTGCAAGGCATCTGCACCTTCTGCAATGCGGCCTGCCTGCGCATGCTGGGCTATGACGATCCAGCGCAGTTGATCGGTAAAAACATGCACCACCAGATTCACCATAGCCACCGCGATGGGTCGGCCTTTCCCGAGGAGGAATGCCGCATCTCGCAATCCTTCAAGGAAGGGCAGGGAATACACGTCGATGACGAGGTCTTCTGGCGGCGTGACGGCAGCTGTTTTCCGGTTGAATACTGGTCCTACCCACAGTATCAGGACGGCCGGATCGTCGGCACGGTGGCAACCTTCATGGATATCACCGAACGGATCAAATCCCATTCGAGTCTGCTGATGTTGTCACGGGCCGTTGAAAACAGTCCGGCGATCGTGGTAATCACCGATCATGCCGGTTCAATCGAATACGTTAACTCAAAATTTGTCGAGATCACCGGATTTGCGGCTGAAGATGCACTTGGTCATAACCCGCGGATTCTGAATGCCGGTGTGCAGTCCAAGGAATTTTACCGGCAGATGTGGGACACCATCAATGCCGGGCAGGAGTGGCGGGGAGAGTTCTGCAACCGCAAGAAAAACGGTGAAATGCACTGGGAACATGCCTCCATATCGCCGATCCGTGATGATCATGGACGCATTACCCATTTTGTTGCGGTCAAGGAAGATATTACGGAAAGCAGGCGTATTGCCGATGAACTGCGGCGCGCCAAGGAAGAGGCTGAGGCCGGCAACCGTTCCAAGTCGGAGTTTCTGGCCAATATGAGCCATGAGATTCGTACCCCGCTCAACGCCATCATCGGCTTTAACACCCTGGCGCTGGAAACCCAGCTTACGGCCCAGCAGCATGACTATCTGTCGCGGGTCAATTTTGCCGCCACGTCATTGCTGCGGATTATCAACGAAATACTCGATTTTTCAAAGATTGAGGCGGGCAAGCTGGAATTTGAACATGCGGTGTTCAACCCTCGCGAGGTGTTGCAGAACATCATCAATCTCTTTCAGCAGCAGGCCGCGCACAAGGGGCTGTCACTCGAACTGCACTGTTCCGACAACCTGCCTGCAGAGCTTGTGGGCGACTCGGTCCGGCTGGGGCAGGTGCTGGTCAACCTGGTGGGCAATGCCGTCAAGTTCACTGAACAGGGGGCGGTCTCTCTATACGCATCGCCCACGGAATACGGCTGTGAGAATGTCACGCTGGAATTCTCTGTCCGTGACACCGGTATCGGGCTTGCCCCGGACAAACTCACCAAACTGTTTCAGCCCTTCACGCAAGCCGACGGATCGATTACGCGCAAATTTGGCGGCACCGGTCTGGGACTGTCGATCTCCAAGCGGATTGTTGAGCTGACCGGAGGTCATATCTGGGCAGAGAGCGAGCCCGGTTACGGCTCTGTCTTCTCCTTCAACATGCCCTTCAGCTTCCCGGCAGCCGGCTCAGCCGCTGCCCGGCAGTGCAGCGCCACGCAGCAACCTGCTGAACTCCCTGCACTGCTGCCGTACCAGGCACCACCACAAAGGCTGACTGTGCGCCCCGGTGCCGCAGACGAGCTCGCAGGTCTCCGTATCCTGCTGGTGGAAGACAACGAGATGAACCGGACCCTGGCGGTTGAGTTGTTACGGCGCAGGGGCGCGCAGATAGACAGCGCGGTCAACGGCTGTGAAGCGCTGGCCAGGATACTGCACGAAGCGGCCCCCTACGACATCGTATTAATGGACCTGCAGATGCCGGGCATGGATGGCTATGAAGCCACCAGAAAGATCCGGGCCGACCTGCGCTTCAGCGCACTTCCGATAATCGCCGTCACTGCGCATGCCATGGTCGAAGAAAGAGACCGGTGCCGGGAGGTCGGCATGAACGGCTACCTGACCAAACCGTTGAACGTCCCGGAAATGATCAATCTGATCAGGGAGACAACCAACCGGGGCAGCCTGCCAGTCAATCCGGCGCCTGCAGCGTGCGAGACAGACTGCTCACCGGACATTCCGGGCCTTGACGTGACCGGCGCCCTTGAGCGGATCGATGATGACCTGCCCCTGTATCTCTGGTTACTGCGTACCTTTGTTGAAAAACATGGCAGTGCGGCGGCAGAGATCGCGGCAGCCTGTGCACACGGCAACACGGTGGCTGCCAAACGCCGTGCCCATACCGTCCGGGGGGCAGCAGGTGCGATCGGCGCCGATCTGCTGCTGGAGCAGGCCGGAGAGCTGGAAGAGCTGCTGGGTAGCGAGACCGGGCAGGAGGGCATGCTGGAACAGATCGCCGCATTTGAATCGACATTACGGGCACTGACGCAGCAGCTGCGACGCTTCCTCAAGCTGCCGGATATAGACGGTGACGCCCCGGCCGCCACAGAACGTGAACTGGTGCAGGCACATGAGGTGATCTCCCGCCTGAGAGATTACCTGCGCAACCAGGATGGCCATGCGGTCCGCTACCTGCAGGAATCCTGCGCAGTGCTGACCGCAGTATCCGCCACAGAACTGAAACGCCTGCAACAGCAGCTTGCCAGCTATGACTATGATGCCGCCCTCGAACAGTTGCGGACCATCTCGCTACGGCTCGGCATCAGCACGGAACAGCTGGGACACCAACAGGACGGGGCATGCTGA
- a CDS encoding HD-GYP domain-containing protein encodes MLMFPKEHPAYTVLLVDDNPENIRLLDEALRDEYTIKVATRGEKALEIARSMPVDIILLDIMMPGMNGFDTCRRLKADPATRGIPVIFVSARGEVEDESVGFACGGVDYITKPVRFPVVRARLRTHLALYSQERTLEQLVRQRTTELAESRMEILQCLGRAAEYRDNETGRHVIRMSHYCYIIAKAYGVSDDEANLLRTVSPMHDIGKIGIPDSVLLKQARLNVDDRAIIQQHCAIGHNILGTHPSPLLRSAAMVALTHHERWDGNGYPNRLHGEDIPLFSRILAIADVFDALTSCRPYKQAWPLADAVEEIQRCSGSHFEPAVVEAFLRSLPAIEAIHTQYADSGEPASSSSTTYQPVDSTE; translated from the coding sequence ATGCTGATGTTCCCAAAGGAGCACCCCGCCTATACCGTTCTCCTGGTTGACGATAATCCGGAAAATATCCGTCTGCTGGATGAGGCGCTGCGCGATGAGTACACCATCAAGGTTGCCACCCGCGGTGAAAAGGCACTGGAGATTGCCCGCAGCATGCCGGTCGACATTATCCTGCTCGACATCATGATGCCCGGCATGAACGGCTTTGATACCTGCCGCCGGCTCAAGGCGGACCCCGCCACCCGGGGGATTCCGGTCATTTTTGTCTCCGCACGGGGTGAGGTCGAGGATGAATCCGTAGGTTTTGCCTGCGGTGGCGTTGACTACATCACCAAGCCGGTCCGTTTTCCTGTGGTGCGTGCCCGGCTCAGGACTCACCTGGCGCTCTACAGCCAGGAGCGCACGCTTGAACAGCTGGTCCGGCAGCGCACCACTGAACTGGCAGAGAGCCGCATGGAAATCCTGCAATGTCTGGGACGGGCAGCGGAGTATCGCGACAATGAGACCGGCAGGCATGTCATCAGGATGAGCCACTACTGCTACATCATCGCCAAGGCCTATGGTGTCTCCGATGACGAGGCCAACCTGCTCCGCACTGTCTCACCAATGCATGATATCGGCAAGATCGGCATCCCTGACAGCGTGTTGTTGAAGCAGGCCCGCCTCAATGTGGATGACCGTGCCATTATTCAGCAGCATTGCGCCATCGGGCACAACATTCTCGGCACCCATCCGTCACCGCTCTTGCGCTCCGCTGCCATGGTTGCCCTTACGCACCATGAGCGCTGGGACGGCAATGGCTACCCGAACCGGCTGCACGGCGAAGACATCCCGCTCTTCAGCCGGATCCTTGCCATAGCCGATGTCTTTGACGCCCTCACCAGTTGCCGCCCTTACAAGCAGGCCTGGCCGCTGGCAGATGCCGTCGAAGAGATACAGCGCTGCAGCGGCAGCCACTTTGAGCCTGCAGTTGTCGAGGCCTTTTTAAGGAGCCTGCCTGCCATTGAGGCCATTCATACGCAATATGCCGACTCCGGCGAGCCGGCTTCCAGCAGCTCAACCACTTACCAACCGGTTGATAGCACCGAATAA
- a CDS encoding MBL fold hydrolase: MSLTTADLDQPVEISNDIFWVGSGSKAFLSRNCYLRIFKGGGNVANMLIDPGPASDLDDLITKVTKVLGDITKVNLIFINHQDPDVVGNVPYLGKINPRLTVLASEDTWRLVSLNSPKVGFKAIERFKNLRISLNTQQYHRLQFIPTPFCHFRGACMLYDLESRILFTGDFMGGIAATGLEATEANWAGIKAFHQLYMPSNEAIRKAVQKIRELDPPPLMLAPQHGGIIQGALIDEFLSRMEELPVGLDIISSLEGKFSLLIASLNEIIGTFKEISDEQTARRVLAYFEPDGSYPALVAMSQDGTVTDIKGDPLEVVEALIKVFLRHVDAEQQNILKAKISRSLLEHNLPPFDLLLAQDDVASDILLEDL, translated from the coding sequence ATGTCCCTCACCACCGCAGACCTCGACCAGCCCGTTGAAATCAGCAATGACATTTTCTGGGTCGGTTCCGGCAGCAAGGCCTTCCTCAGCAGAAACTGTTACCTGCGTATCTTCAAAGGTGGCGGCAATGTCGCCAACATGCTGATCGATCCGGGGCCGGCCAGCGATCTTGACGACCTGATCACCAAGGTGACCAAGGTTCTGGGAGACATCACCAAGGTGAACCTGATCTTCATCAATCACCAGGACCCCGACGTTGTCGGTAATGTCCCCTATCTGGGCAAGATCAATCCGCGCCTCACGGTTCTGGCCTCTGAAGACACCTGGCGGCTGGTCAGCCTGAACAGCCCCAAGGTCGGTTTCAAAGCGATTGAGCGCTTCAAAAATCTCAGGATCTCGCTGAATACGCAACAGTACCACCGGCTCCAGTTCATCCCGACCCCCTTCTGCCACTTCAGAGGGGCTTGCATGCTGTACGATCTGGAATCACGGATACTCTTTACCGGAGATTTCATGGGCGGTATTGCTGCCACCGGACTTGAGGCGACCGAGGCCAACTGGGCCGGCATTAAGGCCTTTCATCAGCTGTACATGCCCAGTAATGAAGCGATCCGCAAGGCTGTCCAGAAGATCAGGGAGCTTGATCCGCCGCCGCTGATGCTTGCCCCTCAGCATGGCGGCATTATTCAAGGGGCCCTGATTGATGAATTTCTCAGCCGGATGGAAGAACTGCCGGTGGGACTTGATATCATTTCATCGCTGGAGGGTAAGTTTTCACTGTTGATCGCCTCTCTGAACGAGATTATCGGCACCTTTAAAGAGATCAGCGATGAACAGACAGCCCGCCGGGTACTGGCCTATTTTGAACCCGACGGCAGTTATCCTGCGCTGGTCGCCATGTCCCAGGACGGCACCGTCACCGACATCAAGGGTGATCCGCTGGAGGTGGTTGAGGCCCTGATCAAGGTATTTTTGCGGCATGTCGATGCTGAGCAGCAGAATATCCTCAAGGCAAAGATCTCACGCAGTCTGCTTGAGCATAACCTGCCCCCCTTCGACCTCTTGCTGGCCCAGGATGATGTTGCAAGCGACATCCTGCTGGAAGATCTCTGA
- a CDS encoding methyl-accepting chemotaxis protein: MLKNINIVNRVLLIGTIMSALVLVCALAYYLTVRDNTGRLTTLHAVHVITAMNLGEIYAQGLQTEQAVRNIVINPQDEKAARNFARALEEFDRLYTKTLAAAKGGDYGTRLEQARPMWDKGVVLKKEISSLARAGNRDAAFHLLVDEETPVWRSFKDAILQLQKEAQKTLQLEAAAINSHMERTFRLNMAIFVLTVVVTITLLLLLAKSLRRRLGYITERLKDITTGEGDLTKRIEMDSSDELGIMAGYFNQAWDKLDHMIAQVVEHATLVGTYAGQLAIESQRIVRSSREIAVQSSAVATASEEMSATSNDIARNCSMAAESSSLTSRVASSGQGVVQQTINRMGSLKQEVQSSATVIAQLGASSERIGQIAGTIQDIADQTNLLALNAAIEAARAGEQGRGFAVVADEVRALAERTARATREIGEMIASIQCETGQAVAAMQRSVAEVDQGVHEANESGTALGRIIGQVDNVAMQVSQIATAAEEQTATTVEIVGNIGRISESVDTFDRAAASVNSKVQQLLDLAELLKQSTAAFKVDTQPMLILDTAKSDHVLFVNRIERCLEGKENIQPDALSDHTSCRFGKWYFSAGKELCSRAPSFQTINAPHERIHRLAKQAVALRNAGDLAQAEQVMQEIEDISGEIVQLLDNVKNECRH; this comes from the coding sequence GTGCTGAAAAACATCAATATCGTCAATAGAGTACTGTTGATTGGCACGATCATGAGCGCATTGGTGCTGGTCTGCGCCCTTGCCTATTATCTGACGGTTCGGGACAACACCGGGCGGCTCACGACGTTGCACGCCGTCCATGTGATCACGGCAATGAATCTGGGCGAAATCTACGCACAGGGGCTGCAGACGGAACAGGCGGTCAGGAATATCGTTATCAATCCGCAGGACGAGAAGGCCGCACGGAACTTTGCCAGGGCACTGGAAGAGTTTGACCGGCTCTATACGAAGACGCTTGCTGCTGCCAAAGGCGGAGATTACGGTACAAGGCTCGAACAGGCCCGCCCGATGTGGGACAAAGGGGTTGTGTTGAAGAAGGAGATCAGCTCCCTGGCCCGGGCCGGTAATCGTGACGCCGCCTTTCACCTGCTGGTGGATGAAGAGACACCGGTATGGCGCAGCTTCAAAGACGCGATCCTGCAGCTGCAAAAAGAGGCGCAAAAAACGCTGCAACTTGAGGCCGCTGCGATCAACAGCCATATGGAGAGGACGTTCCGGCTCAACATGGCGATCTTTGTCCTGACCGTCGTCGTAACCATCACCCTGCTGCTGCTATTGGCAAAGAGTCTCAGGCGGCGGCTGGGCTACATCACCGAACGTCTGAAAGATATCACCACCGGTGAGGGTGATCTGACCAAGCGGATTGAGATGGACAGCAGTGATGAGCTGGGGATAATGGCCGGCTATTTCAATCAGGCCTGGGACAAACTGGACCATATGATCGCCCAGGTGGTGGAACACGCCACCCTGGTAGGGACCTATGCCGGACAGCTGGCCATCGAGTCGCAACGGATCGTGCGCAGCTCCCGTGAGATCGCCGTTCAGTCATCTGCTGTAGCAACTGCAAGCGAAGAGATGTCGGCCACCTCAAACGACATTGCCCGCAACTGCTCCATGGCAGCCGAAAGCTCCAGTCTTACCAGCAGGGTTGCCAGCAGCGGCCAGGGAGTGGTGCAGCAGACCATCAACCGAATGGGCTCCCTGAAACAGGAGGTGCAATCGTCGGCAACGGTCATTGCCCAGCTTGGCGCCAGCTCGGAAAGGATCGGCCAGATTGCCGGTACCATTCAGGATATTGCCGACCAGACCAATCTGCTGGCTCTGAATGCTGCCATTGAGGCGGCCCGGGCCGGAGAACAGGGACGCGGCTTTGCCGTGGTGGCCGACGAGGTCCGTGCCCTGGCAGAGCGAACCGCCAGGGCCACCCGCGAGATCGGCGAAATGATCGCCTCAATCCAGTGCGAGACCGGCCAGGCAGTTGCAGCGATGCAACGTTCGGTTGCGGAGGTGGACCAGGGCGTCCATGAAGCCAATGAATCGGGCACGGCGCTGGGGCGGATCATCGGCCAGGTTGATAACGTTGCCATGCAGGTCAGCCAGATCGCCACTGCTGCCGAAGAGCAGACCGCCACCACGGTTGAGATCGTCGGCAATATCGGCAGGATCTCTGAGTCGGTCGACACCTTTGACCGGGCTGCCGCCTCGGTAAACAGCAAGGTACAGCAACTGCTTGACCTGGCTGAACTGCTCAAGCAATCCACCGCAGCCTTCAAGGTAGACACCCAGCCGATGCTGATCCTGGATACGGCCAAGTCCGATCATGTACTGTTCGTCAACCGGATTGAGCGCTGCCTGGAGGGCAAGGAGAACATTCAACCCGACGCGCTGTCCGACCACACCTCCTGCCGCTTTGGTAAATGGTACTTCAGCGCCGGCAAGGAGTTGTGCTCCCGCGCCCCCAGCTTCCAAACCATCAACGCCCCCCATGAGCGGATCCACCGCCTGGCCAAACAGGCTGTCGCATTACGCAATGCCGGTGACCTTGCCCAGGCCGAGCAGGTCATGCAGGAGATTGAAGACATCTCCGGCGAGATCGTGCAACTGCTGGACAACGTCAAAAACGAGTGCCGTCACTGA
- a CDS encoding transporter substrate-binding domain-containing protein, protein MLRPATLCIALFFCLLLPFSALARPIIVGGDRDYPPYEFLDPNGKPAGYNVELTRAIAEVMGLQVEFRLGGWSEQLRDLKEGRIDLLQGISWSEQRAAQIDFIPPHTVVNHAIFARRESPVVSSLAELKGKKVTLHRDGIMHEQLSRLGYGPDLVPTSTPADALRLLAAGGCDYAVVAIVPGMYIIREYKLTNLVPVARSIAAQKYGHAVRKGNGELQAKLTEGLAILKKTGQYDEIHTRWLGVLEPEGLAIAKAIRLAALVVVPLLLVLGGMAFWSRSLHQQVALRTADLTREIAERTTAEQELRRNQQQLVQADKMAALGVLVSGVAHEINNPNGLILLNMPILKDVCADALELLEQHCPDQDQIRLGGLPYRRIRQELPQMLDEMQDGARRIKRIVEDLKDFARQDDAALMEPLNLNHVVQAAVRLVERSLRTATNRFEAEYAEPLPLVQGNSQRIEQILVNLLLNACQALTDQNRGIFLRTFIDHATNSVGVSVRDEGCGIAPEHLDRLTDPFFTTKRESGGTGLGLSVSAGIVKEHGGSLQFSSPPGQGTTVTLLLPIHTEAPHHVWNPVSRLWYPAGG, encoded by the coding sequence GTGCTGCGTCCAGCCACCCTTTGCATAGCCCTGTTTTTCTGCCTGTTGCTACCATTCAGCGCCTTAGCCAGGCCGATCATCGTCGGCGGTGACCGGGACTATCCCCCCTACGAATTTCTCGATCCAAACGGAAAACCGGCCGGTTACAATGTGGAGCTGACCAGGGCGATAGCCGAGGTGATGGGACTGCAGGTGGAGTTCCGGCTGGGGGGCTGGTCCGAGCAGCTGCGGGATCTGAAGGAGGGCCGGATCGATCTGCTGCAGGGGATCTCCTGGTCGGAGCAGCGGGCCGCCCAGATTGACTTCATCCCGCCCCACACCGTTGTCAACCACGCCATCTTTGCCCGCAGGGAATCGCCGGTGGTCAGTTCTCTGGCCGAGTTGAAGGGCAAAAAGGTCACCCTGCACCGTGACGGGATCATGCATGAACAGCTAAGCCGTCTGGGCTACGGCCCGGATCTGGTGCCCACCTCCACCCCGGCCGATGCCCTGCGGCTGCTGGCCGCAGGCGGCTGCGACTATGCGGTGGTCGCCATCGTGCCGGGCATGTACATCATCCGCGAATACAAGCTGACCAACCTGGTGCCGGTGGCCCGCAGCATTGCCGCACAGAAATACGGCCATGCCGTGCGCAAGGGCAACGGCGAACTGCAGGCCAAACTGACCGAAGGGCTGGCAATCCTGAAAAAGACCGGCCAGTACGACGAAATCCACACCAGATGGCTGGGGGTGCTGGAGCCGGAGGGCCTGGCCATTGCCAAGGCGATCAGGCTGGCAGCCCTGGTCGTGGTGCCGCTCTTGCTGGTACTGGGGGGGATGGCGTTCTGGTCCCGCTCACTGCATCAACAGGTGGCCTTGCGGACCGCCGACCTGACCCGTGAGATTGCCGAGCGGACCACTGCCGAGCAGGAGCTGCGCCGTAATCAGCAGCAGCTGGTGCAGGCCGACAAGATGGCAGCCCTGGGGGTGCTGGTCTCCGGGGTCGCCCATGAGATCAACAACCCGAACGGCCTGATCCTGCTGAACATGCCGATCCTGAAAGATGTCTGCGCTGATGCCCTGGAGCTGCTGGAACAGCACTGCCCGGATCAGGATCAGATCCGGCTGGGTGGGCTGCCGTACCGGCGCATCCGGCAGGAACTGCCCCAAATGCTGGATGAGATGCAGGACGGTGCGCGGCGGATCAAGCGGATTGTGGAAGACCTGAAGGACTTTGCCCGCCAGGATGATGCCGCCCTGATGGAGCCGCTGAACCTGAACCATGTCGTTCAGGCTGCGGTACGGCTGGTGGAGCGTTCATTACGCACGGCAACCAACCGCTTTGAGGCTGAATATGCCGAGCCGTTGCCGCTGGTACAGGGTAACAGCCAACGGATTGAGCAGATACTGGTCAACCTGCTGCTAAACGCCTGCCAGGCACTCACCGACCAGAATCGTGGCATTTTTCTACGCACCTTTATCGATCATGCAACCAATAGTGTCGGCGTTTCAGTCCGGGACGAGGGCTGCGGCATCGCCCCGGAGCATCTGGACCGCCTGACCGACCCGTTCTTTACCACCAAGCGGGAGAGCGGCGGCACCGGCCTGGGGCTGTCGGTCTCAGCCGGAATCGTCAAGGAGCATGGCGGCAGCCTGCAGTTTTCCTCACCACCCGGCCAGGGCACCACCGTTACCCTGCTGCTGCCGATCCATACGGAGGCACCCCATCATGTCTGGAACCCTGTTTCCCGCCTTTGGTATCCTGCTGGTGGATGA